One part of the Pseudopipra pipra isolate bDixPip1 chromosome 3, bDixPip1.hap1, whole genome shotgun sequence genome encodes these proteins:
- the ABCG5 gene encoding ATP-binding cassette sub-family G member 5 isoform X3 has protein sequence MEPQHLRMSGRVSPALEKSSSIGQTGETKAGAQPSDSVSVQGVSYTIRERVGPWWNFSLYCKKWTRQILKDVSFHIESGQIMGILGNSGSGKTTLLDAISGRLTYKDSFFGEVYVNGRQLKKEQFRDCFSYVPQSDTLLSFLTIQESLTYTALLTLKKCSNNFIKKKVDAVMTELSLSHMADKIIGSHNIGGISGGERRRVSVAAQLLQDPKVMLLDEPTTGLDCLTANQLVLLLSELAHRDRIVILTIHQPRSELFRLFDKIAIMSFGEMVFCGNPMEMITFFSDCGYSCPEQSNPFDYFVDLTSVDTRSKERELETYSRVQEIVSSYKNSEIFSKVLTAIEKTKYMKDLPPIPLKNKDSPSTFYKIWVLLRRTTRNFSRDKTGIIMRLLQNLLFGLFIAFFLLRLKNDLVKGAVQDRVGLVYQCVSAPPYTGMLNAVALFTPLRAISDQESKDGLYKKWQMLVAYIVHFLPFSVISVAIFSVFIYWTIGLYPDASRFGIFFAAVLASHIIGPSKKCQHLLNYSVFLPFKNTPVKFL, from the exons ATGGAGCCCCAGCACCTGAGGATGTCGGGCAGAGTGTCTCCTGCCCTggaaaagagcagcagcattGGGCAGACAGGCGAGACGAAAGCTGGGGCACAGCCGTCGGACAGCGTCAGTGTCCAGGGTGTCTCCTACACCATCAG AGAGCGTGTTGGCCCATGGTGGAACTTTTCTTTATATTGTAAAAAATGGACCCGGCAAATACTTAAGGATGTTTCGTTTCACATAGAGAGTGGCCAGATTATGGGGATTTTAGGAAATTCTG GATCTGGGAAAACAACACTTCTGGATGCAATATCAGGAAGACTGACATATAAAGACAGCTTCTTTGGTGAAGTGTATGTGAATGGACGTCAGCTGAAGAAGGAACAGTTTAGAGATTGCTTCTCTTATGTACCACAG agtgacACTTTGTTAAGCTTTCTCACCATACAAGAGTCTTTGACATACACGGCTTTGCTAACTCTTAAGAAATGCTCCAACAACTTCATCAAAAAGAAG gtAGATGCAGTCATGACTGAGCTGAGTCTCAGCCACATGGCTGACAAAATTATTGGAAGCCATAATATCGGAGGAATTTCTGGGGGTGAGAGGCGTCGGGTATCGGTTGCAGCCCAACTATTACAAGATCCCA AGGTTATGCTACTTGATGAGCCAACGACAGGGCTGGACTGCCTGACTGCAAACCAGCTGGTCTTGCTTCTCTCAGAGCTTGCACACAGAGACAGGATTGTGATTCTTACAATTCATCAGCCTCGCTCAGAACTCTTCAGG TTATTTGACAAAATAGCCATCATGAGCTTTGGAGAAATGGTTTTCTGTGGGAACCCTATGGAAATGATCACATTTTTTAGTGACTGTGGCTATTCTTGTCCTGAACAATCAAATCCTTTTGATTACTTTG TGGATCTGACATCTGTGGACACCCGAAGCAAGGAACGTGAACTCGAAACCTACAGTAGGGTTCAGGAAATTGTATCATCCTACAAAAACTCGGAGATTTTCAGCAAAGTACTGACAGCCATTGAAAAAACAAAGTATATGAAAGACCTGCCACCAATAccacttaaaaataaagactCACCCAGTACCTTTTACAAAATATGGGTTCTTTTACG GAGGACAACAAGAAACTTCTCCAGAGACAAGACAGGCATCATCATGCGTCTCCTCCAGAATCTGTTGTTTGGCTTGTTTATagcctttttccttcttagaCTGAAGAATGACCTGGTaaaaggagctgtgcaggaccGCGTGGGGCTTGTCTACCAGTGCGTGAGTGCCCCGCCCTACACAGGGATGCTCAATGCTGTTGCCCTTT TCACACCTTTACGTGCTATCAGCGACCAAGAAAGCAAAGATGGCTTGTATAAGAAGTGGCAAATGCTTGTAGCTTATATAGTACATTTCCTGCCCTTCAGTGTTATCAGCGTGGCAATTTTCAGCGTCTTTATATACTG GACTATAGGGTTGTATCCTGATGCTTCCAGATTTGgaattttctttgctgctgttctAGCATCTCATATAATTG GACCATCGAAGAAATGCCAACACCTTTTAAACTACTCAGTTTTCTTACCTTTCAAAAATACACCAGTGAAGTTCTTATAG
- the ABCG5 gene encoding ATP-binding cassette sub-family G member 5 isoform X1, whose translation MEPQHLRMSGRVSPALEKSSSIGQTGETKAGAQPSDSVSVQGVSYTIRERVGPWWNFSLYCKKWTRQILKDVSFHIESGQIMGILGNSGSGKTTLLDAISGRLTYKDSFFGEVYVNGRQLKKEQFRDCFSYVPQSDTLLSFLTIQESLTYTALLTLKKCSNNFIKKKVDAVMTELSLSHMADKIIGSHNIGGISGGERRRVSVAAQLLQDPKVMLLDEPTTGLDCLTANQLVLLLSELAHRDRIVILTIHQPRSELFRLFDKIAIMSFGEMVFCGNPMEMITFFSDCGYSCPEQSNPFDYFVDLTSVDTRSKERELETYSRVQEIVSSYKNSEIFSKVLTAIEKTKYMKDLPPIPLKNKDSPSTFYKIWVLLRRTTRNFSRDKTGIIMRLLQNLLFGLFIAFFLLRLKNDLVKGAVQDRVGLVYQCVSAPPYTGMLNAVALFTPLRAISDQESKDGLYKKWQMLVAYIVHFLPFSVISVAIFSVFIYWTIGLYPDASRFGIFFAAVLASHIIGELLTLVILGMVQNPNIVQSGVVLLNSAGVIVGTGLVRTIEEMPTPFKLLSFLTFQKYTSEVLIVNEFYGLNFTCGGANSSTANNAACIFSQGVQFIDKNFPGALSRFTIDFLILYAFLPVLAIIAILSFKIRERIVDRQ comes from the exons ATGGAGCCCCAGCACCTGAGGATGTCGGGCAGAGTGTCTCCTGCCCTggaaaagagcagcagcattGGGCAGACAGGCGAGACGAAAGCTGGGGCACAGCCGTCGGACAGCGTCAGTGTCCAGGGTGTCTCCTACACCATCAG AGAGCGTGTTGGCCCATGGTGGAACTTTTCTTTATATTGTAAAAAATGGACCCGGCAAATACTTAAGGATGTTTCGTTTCACATAGAGAGTGGCCAGATTATGGGGATTTTAGGAAATTCTG GATCTGGGAAAACAACACTTCTGGATGCAATATCAGGAAGACTGACATATAAAGACAGCTTCTTTGGTGAAGTGTATGTGAATGGACGTCAGCTGAAGAAGGAACAGTTTAGAGATTGCTTCTCTTATGTACCACAG agtgacACTTTGTTAAGCTTTCTCACCATACAAGAGTCTTTGACATACACGGCTTTGCTAACTCTTAAGAAATGCTCCAACAACTTCATCAAAAAGAAG gtAGATGCAGTCATGACTGAGCTGAGTCTCAGCCACATGGCTGACAAAATTATTGGAAGCCATAATATCGGAGGAATTTCTGGGGGTGAGAGGCGTCGGGTATCGGTTGCAGCCCAACTATTACAAGATCCCA AGGTTATGCTACTTGATGAGCCAACGACAGGGCTGGACTGCCTGACTGCAAACCAGCTGGTCTTGCTTCTCTCAGAGCTTGCACACAGAGACAGGATTGTGATTCTTACAATTCATCAGCCTCGCTCAGAACTCTTCAGG TTATTTGACAAAATAGCCATCATGAGCTTTGGAGAAATGGTTTTCTGTGGGAACCCTATGGAAATGATCACATTTTTTAGTGACTGTGGCTATTCTTGTCCTGAACAATCAAATCCTTTTGATTACTTTG TGGATCTGACATCTGTGGACACCCGAAGCAAGGAACGTGAACTCGAAACCTACAGTAGGGTTCAGGAAATTGTATCATCCTACAAAAACTCGGAGATTTTCAGCAAAGTACTGACAGCCATTGAAAAAACAAAGTATATGAAAGACCTGCCACCAATAccacttaaaaataaagactCACCCAGTACCTTTTACAAAATATGGGTTCTTTTACG GAGGACAACAAGAAACTTCTCCAGAGACAAGACAGGCATCATCATGCGTCTCCTCCAGAATCTGTTGTTTGGCTTGTTTATagcctttttccttcttagaCTGAAGAATGACCTGGTaaaaggagctgtgcaggaccGCGTGGGGCTTGTCTACCAGTGCGTGAGTGCCCCGCCCTACACAGGGATGCTCAATGCTGTTGCCCTTT TCACACCTTTACGTGCTATCAGCGACCAAGAAAGCAAAGATGGCTTGTATAAGAAGTGGCAAATGCTTGTAGCTTATATAGTACATTTCCTGCCCTTCAGTGTTATCAGCGTGGCAATTTTCAGCGTCTTTATATACTG GACTATAGGGTTGTATCCTGATGCTTCCAGATTTGgaattttctttgctgctgttctAGCATCTCATATAATTGGTGAGCTACTAACACTAGTTATACTTGGCATGgttcaaaacccaaatatagTCCAAAGTGGAGTGGTGCTACTTAATTCAGCTGGTGTGATAGTGGGAACAGGACTAGTAAG GACCATCGAAGAAATGCCAACACCTTTTAAACTACTCAGTTTTCTTACCTTTCAAAAATACACCAGTGAAGTTCTTATAGTCAATGAATTTTATGGCTTAAACTTCACATGTG GTGGAGCCAACAGTTCCACTGCAAATAATGCTGCATGTATTTTCTCTCAAGGCGTTCAGTTCATTGACAAAAACTTCCCTGGTGCCTTGTCCCGGTTCACAATCGATTTCCTAATACTCTATGCTTTTCTACCGGTACTTGCCATTATAGCAATTCTAAGCTTCAAAATAAGAGAGAGAATTGTTGACAGGCAATAA
- the ABCG5 gene encoding ATP-binding cassette sub-family G member 5 isoform X2, whose amino-acid sequence MVCSRERVGPWWNFSLYCKKWTRQILKDVSFHIESGQIMGILGNSGSGKTTLLDAISGRLTYKDSFFGEVYVNGRQLKKEQFRDCFSYVPQSDTLLSFLTIQESLTYTALLTLKKCSNNFIKKKVDAVMTELSLSHMADKIIGSHNIGGISGGERRRVSVAAQLLQDPKVMLLDEPTTGLDCLTANQLVLLLSELAHRDRIVILTIHQPRSELFRLFDKIAIMSFGEMVFCGNPMEMITFFSDCGYSCPEQSNPFDYFVDLTSVDTRSKERELETYSRVQEIVSSYKNSEIFSKVLTAIEKTKYMKDLPPIPLKNKDSPSTFYKIWVLLRRTTRNFSRDKTGIIMRLLQNLLFGLFIAFFLLRLKNDLVKGAVQDRVGLVYQCVSAPPYTGMLNAVALFTPLRAISDQESKDGLYKKWQMLVAYIVHFLPFSVISVAIFSVFIYWTIGLYPDASRFGIFFAAVLASHIIGELLTLVILGMVQNPNIVQSGVVLLNSAGVIVGTGLVRTIEEMPTPFKLLSFLTFQKYTSEVLIVNEFYGLNFTCGGANSSTANNAACIFSQGVQFIDKNFPGALSRFTIDFLILYAFLPVLAIIAILSFKIRERIVDRQ is encoded by the exons ATGGTTTGTAGCAG AGAGCGTGTTGGCCCATGGTGGAACTTTTCTTTATATTGTAAAAAATGGACCCGGCAAATACTTAAGGATGTTTCGTTTCACATAGAGAGTGGCCAGATTATGGGGATTTTAGGAAATTCTG GATCTGGGAAAACAACACTTCTGGATGCAATATCAGGAAGACTGACATATAAAGACAGCTTCTTTGGTGAAGTGTATGTGAATGGACGTCAGCTGAAGAAGGAACAGTTTAGAGATTGCTTCTCTTATGTACCACAG agtgacACTTTGTTAAGCTTTCTCACCATACAAGAGTCTTTGACATACACGGCTTTGCTAACTCTTAAGAAATGCTCCAACAACTTCATCAAAAAGAAG gtAGATGCAGTCATGACTGAGCTGAGTCTCAGCCACATGGCTGACAAAATTATTGGAAGCCATAATATCGGAGGAATTTCTGGGGGTGAGAGGCGTCGGGTATCGGTTGCAGCCCAACTATTACAAGATCCCA AGGTTATGCTACTTGATGAGCCAACGACAGGGCTGGACTGCCTGACTGCAAACCAGCTGGTCTTGCTTCTCTCAGAGCTTGCACACAGAGACAGGATTGTGATTCTTACAATTCATCAGCCTCGCTCAGAACTCTTCAGG TTATTTGACAAAATAGCCATCATGAGCTTTGGAGAAATGGTTTTCTGTGGGAACCCTATGGAAATGATCACATTTTTTAGTGACTGTGGCTATTCTTGTCCTGAACAATCAAATCCTTTTGATTACTTTG TGGATCTGACATCTGTGGACACCCGAAGCAAGGAACGTGAACTCGAAACCTACAGTAGGGTTCAGGAAATTGTATCATCCTACAAAAACTCGGAGATTTTCAGCAAAGTACTGACAGCCATTGAAAAAACAAAGTATATGAAAGACCTGCCACCAATAccacttaaaaataaagactCACCCAGTACCTTTTACAAAATATGGGTTCTTTTACG GAGGACAACAAGAAACTTCTCCAGAGACAAGACAGGCATCATCATGCGTCTCCTCCAGAATCTGTTGTTTGGCTTGTTTATagcctttttccttcttagaCTGAAGAATGACCTGGTaaaaggagctgtgcaggaccGCGTGGGGCTTGTCTACCAGTGCGTGAGTGCCCCGCCCTACACAGGGATGCTCAATGCTGTTGCCCTTT TCACACCTTTACGTGCTATCAGCGACCAAGAAAGCAAAGATGGCTTGTATAAGAAGTGGCAAATGCTTGTAGCTTATATAGTACATTTCCTGCCCTTCAGTGTTATCAGCGTGGCAATTTTCAGCGTCTTTATATACTG GACTATAGGGTTGTATCCTGATGCTTCCAGATTTGgaattttctttgctgctgttctAGCATCTCATATAATTGGTGAGCTACTAACACTAGTTATACTTGGCATGgttcaaaacccaaatatagTCCAAAGTGGAGTGGTGCTACTTAATTCAGCTGGTGTGATAGTGGGAACAGGACTAGTAAG GACCATCGAAGAAATGCCAACACCTTTTAAACTACTCAGTTTTCTTACCTTTCAAAAATACACCAGTGAAGTTCTTATAGTCAATGAATTTTATGGCTTAAACTTCACATGTG GTGGAGCCAACAGTTCCACTGCAAATAATGCTGCATGTATTTTCTCTCAAGGCGTTCAGTTCATTGACAAAAACTTCCCTGGTGCCTTGTCCCGGTTCACAATCGATTTCCTAATACTCTATGCTTTTCTACCGGTACTTGCCATTATAGCAATTCTAAGCTTCAAAATAAGAGAGAGAATTGTTGACAGGCAATAA